Proteins from one Burkholderia oklahomensis C6786 genomic window:
- a CDS encoding YciI-like protein: MHYLLTYELVDDYLERRGTYRAEHLALAKAATARGELLLAGALADPADQAMLVFDAPSPAVAEAFAQADPYVANGLVKRWRVRPWTVVVGKLATPA, from the coding sequence ATGCACTACCTGCTGACCTACGAACTCGTCGACGACTATCTCGAACGGCGCGGCACGTATCGCGCGGAGCACCTCGCGCTCGCGAAGGCGGCGACCGCGCGCGGCGAGCTGCTGCTCGCGGGCGCGCTCGCCGATCCGGCCGATCAGGCGATGCTCGTGTTCGACGCGCCTTCGCCCGCCGTCGCCGAAGCGTTCGCGCAAGCCGATCCGTACGTCGCGAACGGCCTCGTCAAGCGCTGGCGGGTGCGGCCGTGGACGGTCGTCGTCGGCAAGCTCGCGACGCCCGCCTGA
- the dbpA gene encoding ATP-dependent RNA helicase DbpA: MTNKPTATPFSALALAPATLANLTQLGYVDMTPIQAASLPIALAGHDLIAQAKTGSGKTAAFSLPLLARLDARRFDVQAMVLCPTRELADQVTQEIRRLARAEENVKVLTLCGGTPMRPQTASLEHGAHIVVGTPGRIMDHLERGSLALGALNTLVLDEADRMLDMGFFDDIATVARQCPKERQTLLFSATYPDGIAKLSQQFLRNPKEVKLEERHEDSKIRQRFYEVTEDERLHAVGMLLNHYRPVSTLAFCNTKQQCRDLLDVLRAQGFHALALHGELDQRERDQVLIQFANRSCSVLVATDVAARGLDIAQLEAVINVDVTPDPEVHVHRIGRTGRADQDGWALSLASMNEMGRVGSIEQAQKRDVEWHPLAELEAESDAPLLPPMETLQILGGRKEKIRPGDVLGALTGEAGFSGAQIGKINVTEFSTYVAVERSIARDALRKLGAGKVKGKKVKVRLMDE; this comes from the coding sequence ATGACGAACAAACCGACAGCCACGCCTTTCAGCGCGCTTGCGCTCGCGCCCGCCACGCTCGCCAATCTCACGCAGCTCGGCTATGTCGACATGACACCGATCCAGGCGGCGAGCCTGCCGATTGCGCTCGCGGGTCACGACCTGATCGCGCAGGCGAAGACCGGGAGCGGCAAGACAGCGGCATTCTCGCTCCCGTTGCTCGCACGGCTCGACGCGCGCCGCTTCGACGTGCAAGCGATGGTCCTCTGTCCGACGCGTGAACTCGCCGATCAGGTCACGCAGGAAATCCGCCGCCTCGCGCGCGCCGAGGAGAACGTCAAGGTGCTGACGCTATGCGGCGGCACGCCGATGCGTCCGCAGACGGCGAGCCTCGAACATGGCGCGCATATCGTCGTCGGCACGCCGGGGCGCATCATGGACCATCTGGAGCGCGGCAGCCTCGCGCTCGGCGCATTGAATACGCTCGTGCTCGACGAAGCGGACCGGATGCTCGACATGGGCTTCTTCGACGATATCGCGACAGTGGCGCGCCAGTGTCCGAAAGAGCGTCAAACGCTGCTGTTCTCCGCAACGTACCCGGACGGCATCGCCAAGCTGAGCCAGCAATTTCTGCGCAATCCGAAGGAAGTGAAACTCGAAGAGCGTCACGAAGACAGCAAGATTCGCCAGCGCTTTTACGAAGTGACCGAAGACGAGCGGCTGCACGCGGTCGGCATGCTGCTGAATCACTATCGTCCCGTGAGCACGCTTGCGTTCTGCAACACGAAGCAACAATGCCGGGATCTGCTCGACGTGCTGCGCGCGCAGGGTTTTCATGCGCTCGCGCTGCACGGCGAGCTCGACCAGCGCGAACGCGACCAGGTGCTGATCCAGTTTGCGAACCGCAGTTGCTCGGTGCTCGTCGCGACCGACGTGGCCGCGCGCGGTCTCGACATCGCGCAACTCGAAGCGGTGATCAATGTCGACGTGACACCCGATCCCGAAGTGCACGTGCATCGCATCGGGCGCACGGGCCGCGCGGATCAGGACGGCTGGGCGCTGAGTCTCGCGAGCATGAACGAGATGGGGCGCGTCGGCAGCATCGAGCAGGCGCAAAAGCGCGATGTCGAATGGCATCCGCTCGCCGAGCTCGAAGCCGAGAGCGACGCCCCGCTGTTGCCGCCGATGGAAACGCTGCAGATTCTCGGCGGGCGCAAGGAGAAGATTCGTCCCGGCGATGTGCTGGGCGCGCTGACGGGCGAAGCGGGCTTTAGCGGTGCGCAGATCGGCAAGATCAACGTGACCGAGTTTTCGACGTACGTGGCGGTCGAGCGCAGCATCGCGCGCGATGCGCTGCGCAAGCTCGGCGCAGGCAAGGTAAAGGGCAAGAAGGTAAAGGTACGACTGATGGACGAATAG
- the corA gene encoding magnesium/cobalt transporter CorA — protein sequence MLINCAAYQDGRKLADIDIDDIGDYVAKPECFVWVALKDPEPDEIERMGDEFGLHELALEDARKGHQRPKIEEYGDALFAVLHTVEIDEQGELQLGELNVFVGPNYVLSIRNHTEQDFRAVRVRCEREPHLLKEGSAYVFYALMDQVVDRYFPTLEALSAELEALEDRIFEKTGTAAARALIEDLYTLKRRLVMLHQHTAPLVEPLAKLVGGRIPQVCVGMDHYFRDVYDHLLRIVRTIEGRREMLVTAIQVNLGMISLAESEVTKRLGSFAALFAIPTMIAGIYGMNFNNIPELHWRFGFYVCLGAMAAADLFLWRRFRKAGWL from the coding sequence ATGCTGATCAACTGCGCCGCATACCAGGATGGCCGCAAGCTGGCCGACATCGACATCGACGACATCGGCGACTACGTCGCGAAGCCGGAGTGCTTCGTCTGGGTCGCATTGAAGGACCCCGAGCCCGACGAGATCGAGCGGATGGGCGACGAGTTCGGCCTGCACGAGCTCGCGCTCGAGGACGCACGCAAGGGCCACCAGCGCCCGAAGATCGAGGAGTACGGCGATGCGCTGTTCGCGGTGCTGCACACGGTCGAGATCGACGAGCAAGGCGAGCTCCAGCTCGGCGAGCTGAACGTGTTCGTCGGTCCGAACTACGTGCTGTCGATCCGCAACCATACCGAGCAGGACTTCCGCGCGGTGCGCGTCCGCTGCGAGCGCGAGCCGCATCTGCTGAAGGAGGGTTCCGCGTACGTGTTCTACGCGCTGATGGACCAGGTCGTCGACCGCTATTTTCCGACGCTCGAGGCGCTGAGCGCGGAGCTGGAGGCGCTCGAGGACCGGATCTTCGAGAAGACGGGCACGGCGGCCGCCCGCGCGCTGATCGAGGATCTCTATACGCTCAAGCGCCGGCTCGTGATGCTGCACCAGCACACGGCGCCGCTCGTCGAGCCGCTCGCGAAGCTCGTCGGCGGCCGTATTCCGCAGGTCTGCGTGGGGATGGACCACTATTTCCGCGACGTCTACGACCATCTGCTGCGGATCGTGCGGACGATCGAAGGGCGGCGCGAGATGCTCGTCACCGCGATCCAGGTGAACCTCGGCATGATCTCGCTCGCGGAAAGCGAAGTGACGAAGCGGCTCGGCTCGTTCGCCGCGCTGTTCGCGATCCCGACGATGATCGCCGGGATCTACGGGATGAACTTCAACAACATACCGGAGCTGCACTGGCGCTTCGGTTTCTACGTGTGCTTGGGGGCGATGGCCGCCGCCGACCTGTTCCTGTGGCGGCGCTTCAGGAAAGCCGGCTGGCTGTGA
- the cydX gene encoding cytochrome bd-I oxidase subunit CydX, with amino-acid sequence MWYFSWILGIGVALGFGIINAMWLEANGTLPADASDDKSRADGPAVSEGGRS; translated from the coding sequence ATGTGGTACTTCTCATGGATTCTCGGCATCGGCGTCGCGCTCGGCTTCGGCATCATCAACGCGATGTGGCTCGAAGCGAACGGCACCCTCCCGGCCGACGCCTCCGACGACAAGAGCCGGGCAGACGGGCCCGCTGTTTCGGAGGGCGGCCGTTCGTGA
- a CDS encoding DUF3772 domain-containing protein, with amino-acid sequence MVRHPKFARCVALVFLLHLLCAVLPASAAADLASSASVPPAPTISRDEALAELKRVQAALDRIKQQASAATTGKQLNGLDEATQALTSDVEKLTAALVPTRAQLQAQLDVLGPPPAPGAAPETAAVARQRADLNTRKAQLDAALKQAADEKDSLANLTQQYSKLRRSLLRDQLVLRSGSILGAQFWAPLFHPSDDDRQELDAFSAQIAQVLRAAWEPGRRIGTALLLAAALAVWTIGRRLIERVLAWFSLTKLPETRVRRSALATSIALSSVVTTGIAVQFVYLALTRDYALSSALQDFADELAKLALTCALIAGLGRALLCTRHPTWRLPALADEVALAMRPFPAILAALLLVAGALEQLNRTADTSLQVTLFGRGIVSLVVVVTIGASLLRANRVRTALAAAGEPPEARSTLAGLIHAGVTLTVVAAFVALLIGYISVARFLTYELVWFEIVLGSLYLLTRLTRDLCASAFSASLSSGKLIKHLFGLNDSHLDQAKTVLSGIGSSALLLVAVVALLTGGFGTTPTDLLVSVISMFGGDKLQRLNIVPDRILNAALALGIGIYLLRSIRRWLDNELLPAVGMDPGMRASLITLFSNLGYVAIVLLTLSLLGVKWDNLAWIVSALSVGIGFGLQEIVKNFVSGLILLTERPVKVGDMISISGVEGDIRRINVRATEIQLSDRSTVIVPNSQLISQNLRNVTMGNSTQGVATLMLTFPLNTDPEQVRDLLLGAYREHASILEKPAPSVTFSQLTPDGITLSVTGYVGSPRIAGTTKSDLLFEILKRLRAAGIPLSNPQTLMVQNLPPPPPLSE; translated from the coding sequence ATGGTCCGTCATCCGAAATTCGCGCGATGCGTCGCGCTCGTCTTCCTATTGCATCTGCTCTGCGCCGTGCTGCCCGCGTCGGCAGCCGCCGACCTCGCATCGAGCGCAAGCGTGCCGCCCGCGCCGACGATCTCGCGCGACGAGGCGCTCGCCGAGCTCAAGCGCGTGCAGGCCGCGCTCGACCGAATCAAGCAGCAGGCGTCGGCCGCGACGACGGGCAAGCAGTTGAACGGGCTCGACGAGGCGACGCAAGCGCTGACGTCCGACGTGGAGAAGCTGACGGCCGCGCTCGTGCCCACGCGCGCGCAGCTGCAGGCGCAGCTCGACGTGCTCGGGCCGCCGCCCGCGCCGGGCGCCGCGCCCGAGACGGCCGCCGTCGCTCGGCAGCGCGCGGATCTGAATACGCGCAAGGCGCAGCTCGACGCCGCGCTGAAGCAGGCCGCCGACGAAAAGGACAGTCTCGCGAACCTGACCCAGCAATACTCGAAGCTGCGCCGCAGCCTGTTGCGCGATCAGCTCGTGCTGCGCTCGGGCAGCATCCTCGGCGCGCAGTTCTGGGCGCCGCTCTTCCACCCGTCTGACGACGACCGGCAGGAGCTCGACGCGTTCAGCGCGCAGATCGCGCAGGTGCTACGCGCGGCGTGGGAGCCGGGCCGGCGGATCGGCACCGCGCTCCTGCTCGCCGCCGCGCTCGCGGTGTGGACGATCGGCAGACGGCTCATCGAACGCGTGCTCGCATGGTTCAGCCTGACGAAGCTGCCGGAAACCCGTGTGCGGCGCAGCGCGCTCGCGACGTCGATCGCGCTGTCGAGCGTCGTGACGACAGGCATCGCGGTGCAGTTCGTCTATCTCGCGCTCACGCGCGACTACGCGCTGTCGAGCGCGCTGCAGGACTTCGCCGACGAGCTCGCGAAACTCGCGCTGACCTGCGCGCTGATCGCGGGCCTCGGCCGCGCGCTGTTGTGCACCCGCCATCCGACCTGGCGCCTGCCCGCGCTCGCCGACGAAGTCGCGCTCGCGATGCGGCCGTTTCCGGCGATTCTCGCCGCGCTTCTGCTCGTCGCGGGCGCGCTCGAGCAGTTGAACAGGACGGCCGACACGAGCCTGCAGGTCACGCTGTTCGGCCGCGGGATCGTGTCGCTCGTCGTCGTCGTGACGATCGGCGCGTCGCTGCTGCGCGCGAACCGAGTCCGCACCGCGCTCGCCGCGGCGGGCGAGCCGCCCGAGGCGCGCTCGACGCTCGCCGGGCTGATCCACGCGGGCGTCACGCTGACCGTCGTCGCGGCGTTCGTCGCGCTGCTGATCGGCTACATCTCGGTCGCACGTTTTCTGACCTACGAGCTCGTCTGGTTCGAGATCGTGCTCGGCAGCCTGTATCTGCTGACCCGCCTCACGCGCGATCTGTGCGCGAGCGCGTTCTCCGCGAGCCTGTCGAGCGGCAAGCTGATCAAGCATCTGTTCGGGTTGAACGACAGCCATCTCGATCAGGCGAAGACCGTGCTGTCCGGCATCGGCTCGAGCGCGCTGCTGCTCGTCGCCGTCGTCGCGCTGTTGACGGGCGGCTTCGGCACGACGCCGACCGACCTGCTCGTGAGCGTGATCTCGATGTTCGGCGGCGACAAGCTGCAGCGCCTGAACATCGTGCCCGACCGGATCCTGAACGCGGCGCTCGCGCTCGGGATCGGCATCTATCTGCTGCGCTCGATACGCCGCTGGCTCGACAACGAGCTGCTGCCCGCGGTCGGCATGGATCCGGGCATGCGCGCGTCGCTCATCACGCTGTTCAGCAATCTCGGCTACGTCGCGATCGTGCTGCTCACGCTGTCGCTTCTCGGCGTCAAATGGGACAACCTCGCGTGGATCGTGAGCGCGCTGTCCGTCGGCATCGGCTTCGGCTTGCAGGAGATCGTGAAGAACTTCGTGTCCGGGCTGATCCTGCTGACCGAGCGGCCCGTGAAGGTCGGCGACATGATCAGCATCTCGGGCGTCGAAGGCGACATCCGACGGATCAACGTGCGCGCGACCGAAATCCAGCTCTCCGACCGCTCGACGGTGATCGTGCCGAACTCGCAATTGATCTCGCAGAACCTGCGCAACGTGACGATGGGCAACAGCACGCAGGGCGTCGCGACGCTGATGCTCACATTCCCGCTCAACACCGATCCCGAACAGGTTCGCGACCTGCTGCTCGGCGCGTACCGCGAGCATGCGTCGATCCTCGAGAAACCCGCGCCGTCCGTCACGTTCAGCCAGCTGACGCCGGACGGGATCACGCTCAGCGTGACGGGCTACGTCGGCAGTCCGCGGATCGCCGGGACGACGAAGAGCGATCTGCTGTTCGAGATCCTGAAGCGGCTGCGCGCGGCGGGCATTCCTCTGTCGAATCCGCAGACGCTGATGGTGCAGAACCTGCCGCCGCCGCCGCCGCTGAGCGAGTGA
- a CDS encoding cation:proton antiporter: MADWILQLCIVIVVASGLGALAQRLGQGRVVGELLAGLLLGPSAFGALAVGGPGVLLGQDSTAILSRLGELGLVFLMFQTGSHIVWKLPQKRSAALVATVVAGFGMALPFAAGCAIAVASSGAFQPQASHLAYVLFCGIALSVSALPVMMRIVSDARIAERPSATLSILAATLTDSLSWLILAAVGAIATSGLSPASTMRAVCLLVVFFVVSITLVRKIVLSLLDRARRAGSDSATLICALCYVLLSSWAASRLGFHSAFGALVAAACLSGRDDLRQLWNARFAGLADLVLIPLFFVSMGLQASFSALDTGAAWGWLVVFLIGGVAAKFGGCYAGARLCGIDRAEATLIGVLMNCRGTVELMVLAIGLQLRIIPASLYTVLLIATLTMTWLSAMSTHRLAKRHRQQARRVAADDSPAGFPAPQVRAARQDPTQDTHLPGLPEASRPSR; encoded by the coding sequence ATGGCTGATTGGATACTGCAACTGTGCATCGTGATCGTCGTGGCGTCCGGGCTCGGCGCACTCGCGCAACGGCTGGGGCAAGGCCGCGTCGTCGGCGAGCTGCTCGCCGGGCTGCTGCTCGGTCCGTCCGCGTTCGGCGCGCTTGCCGTGGGCGGCCCCGGCGTGCTGCTCGGCCAGGATTCGACCGCCATCCTCTCCCGGCTCGGCGAACTCGGGCTCGTGTTCCTGATGTTCCAGACGGGTTCGCACATCGTGTGGAAGCTTCCGCAGAAGCGCTCGGCCGCGCTCGTCGCGACCGTCGTCGCGGGATTCGGAATGGCGTTGCCGTTCGCGGCCGGCTGCGCCATCGCGGTCGCGTCGTCCGGCGCGTTCCAGCCGCAGGCGTCGCATCTCGCCTACGTGCTGTTCTGCGGAATCGCACTGTCCGTTTCGGCGCTGCCCGTCATGATGCGCATCGTCTCGGACGCGCGCATCGCCGAGCGCCCTTCGGCGACGCTGTCGATACTCGCGGCGACATTGACCGACTCGCTCAGTTGGCTGATTCTCGCCGCCGTCGGCGCGATCGCGACATCGGGCCTGTCGCCGGCGTCGACGATGCGCGCGGTGTGCCTGCTCGTCGTGTTCTTCGTCGTGTCGATCACGCTCGTGCGCAAGATCGTCCTTTCGCTGCTCGATCGTGCGCGCCGGGCCGGAAGCGATTCCGCGACGTTGATCTGCGCGCTGTGCTACGTGCTGCTGTCGTCGTGGGCCGCGTCGCGGCTCGGCTTTCACAGCGCGTTCGGCGCGCTCGTCGCGGCCGCCTGCCTGTCGGGCCGGGACGACCTGCGGCAGTTGTGGAACGCGCGCTTCGCGGGACTCGCAGACCTCGTCCTGATTCCGCTGTTCTTCGTCAGCATGGGGCTTCAGGCGTCGTTTTCCGCGCTCGATACGGGCGCGGCGTGGGGCTGGCTCGTCGTCTTCCTGATCGGCGGCGTCGCGGCGAAGTTCGGCGGCTGCTACGCCGGCGCGCGACTATGCGGCATCGATCGCGCGGAGGCGACCTTGATCGGCGTGCTGATGAACTGCCGCGGGACCGTCGAGCTGATGGTGCTCGCGATCGGTCTGCAGTTGCGGATCATCCCGGCTTCGCTGTACACGGTCTTGCTGATCGCGACGCTGACGATGACGTGGTTGAGCGCGATGTCGACCCACCGGCTCGCGAAGCGGCATCGACAGCAAGCGCGGCGCGTGGCCGCCGACGATTCGCCTGCGGGATTTCCGGCGCCGCAGGTCCGCGCCGCCCGCCAAGACCCAACCCAGGACACGCATCTGCCGGGATTGCCGGAGGCATCGCGACCATCGCGGTGA
- a CDS encoding NAD(P)/FAD-dependent oxidoreductase: MRLPNRTKVLVIGGGPAGATGAAFLAREGIDVMLVDKEVFPRYHIGESLLPSCLEILTLMGARDTFDRHGFQRKPGAYFNWKGETWKLDFGELGGTYHYSYQVRREEFDHLLLQHARAVGAKVHEGVSVREIRFDDGRPCAALCVAQGSDETTVVEFDYLVDASGRNGLMSTRYLDNRKFHEIFRNVAAWGYWEGLAWPDDCAPGSILVSSIPDGWWWAIPLADRPTSVGVVMHRDAFVAAKRSGSLEQVYERAIALSPVMTKLTQHARLVTPLKTEQDYSYTCDSFAGDGYFLSGDAACFLDPLLSTGVHLAMYSGMLAAASLASILRDEVSEREAAAYYRDSYQQAYLRFLVFVQTFYEAHGKLGYYSKADELSHYMIEAGDIRRAFLNLVSGLEDIADVEQATSHLMGEMSRRIDQNLALRKDKGALAAAIGSSEIEDNARFFDAIEGLPCLSQNMALDGLYVSTRPRLGLQRVAAA; encoded by the coding sequence ATGCGTCTTCCGAATCGCACCAAAGTCCTCGTGATCGGCGGCGGTCCGGCCGGGGCAACCGGCGCGGCGTTTCTCGCCCGAGAAGGCATCGATGTCATGCTGGTCGACAAAGAGGTGTTCCCCCGCTATCACATCGGCGAATCGCTGCTGCCGTCGTGCCTCGAAATCCTCACGCTGATGGGCGCGCGCGACACGTTCGACCGTCACGGCTTCCAACGCAAGCCGGGCGCCTACTTCAACTGGAAAGGCGAGACCTGGAAACTCGATTTCGGCGAGCTCGGCGGCACCTATCACTACAGCTACCAAGTGCGTCGCGAGGAATTCGACCACCTGCTCCTGCAGCATGCGCGAGCGGTCGGTGCGAAGGTGCACGAAGGCGTGAGCGTGCGCGAAATCCGGTTCGACGACGGCCGTCCGTGCGCCGCCTTGTGCGTCGCGCAAGGCTCCGACGAGACGACCGTCGTCGAATTCGACTATCTCGTCGACGCGTCGGGACGCAACGGGCTGATGTCGACCCGATACCTGGACAACCGCAAATTCCACGAGATCTTCCGCAATGTCGCGGCCTGGGGCTACTGGGAAGGTCTCGCATGGCCCGACGATTGCGCGCCGGGCTCGATTCTCGTCAGCTCGATTCCGGACGGCTGGTGGTGGGCGATACCGCTCGCCGATCGTCCGACGAGCGTCGGCGTCGTCATGCACCGCGACGCATTCGTCGCGGCGAAGCGGTCCGGCTCGCTCGAGCAGGTCTACGAGCGGGCGATCGCGCTGAGCCCGGTGATGACGAAGCTGACGCAGCACGCGCGCCTCGTCACGCCGCTCAAGACCGAGCAGGACTATTCGTACACCTGCGATTCCTTCGCGGGCGACGGCTACTTCCTGTCCGGCGACGCCGCGTGCTTTCTCGACCCGCTGCTGTCCACGGGCGTTCACCTCGCGATGTACAGCGGGATGCTCGCCGCCGCATCGCTCGCCAGCATCCTGCGCGACGAAGTGTCCGAGCGGGAGGCCGCCGCGTACTATCGCGACAGCTATCAACAGGCCTACCTGCGCTTTCTCGTGTTCGTGCAGACGTTCTACGAAGCGCACGGCAAGCTCGGCTACTACAGCAAGGCCGACGAGCTGAGCCACTACATGATCGAGGCGGGCGACATCCGGCGCGCGTTCCTGAATCTCGTGTCCGGCCTCGAAGACATCGCCGACGTCGAGCAGGCCACGTCGCACCTGATGGGCGAAATGTCCCGCCGCATCGATCAGAATCTCGCGCTTCGCAAGGACAAGGGCGCGCTCGCCGCGGCGATCGGCAGCTCGGAAATCGAGGACAACGCGCGATTCTTCGACGCGATCGAGGGCCTGCCCTGCCTGTCGCAGAACATGGCGCTCGACGGGCTTTACGTGTCGACCCGGCCGCGGCTCGGCCTGCAGCGGGTCGCCGCGGCATAG
- a CDS encoding Rieske 2Fe-2S domain-containing protein, with protein sequence MDTVVPLFSDSAAHWLPLALSEQVNGEAPLGVVCMGRPLVLYRDASGAVRAMEDRCVHRRAPLSLGRITPDGRLQCGYHGWTYDGATGACVAIPNLSEHERVPAHYVARAYETRERDGFVWGRATRGVDAGEPADAASPPSRCTQRFAGSATVAVACDEYVAALADGPHLLMRIAGVRITDYVIADPEPRGGRVGMERGVTWAASRRNHRFGAHYPWTLRLTSPQDGALASVELDTRDGAPMLWASIAIVPAARGTTNVLWRGGVAADTGGAGAALFRLWARLRRSPFAMLEHVDGRALSKLDVSCSRAWPRPHPQAACAGPVSVDRLPCSRSR encoded by the coding sequence ATGGATACCGTCGTTCCGCTTTTTTCCGATTCCGCGGCGCACTGGCTGCCGCTCGCCCTGTCCGAGCAGGTGAACGGCGAGGCGCCGCTCGGCGTCGTCTGCATGGGGCGGCCGCTCGTGCTGTATCGCGACGCGTCGGGCGCCGTGCGCGCGATGGAGGATCGTTGCGTGCATCGCCGCGCGCCGCTGTCGCTCGGACGCATCACGCCCGACGGCCGGCTGCAGTGCGGCTATCACGGCTGGACCTACGACGGCGCGACGGGCGCATGCGTCGCCATTCCGAATCTGTCGGAGCACGAACGGGTGCCGGCGCACTACGTCGCGCGCGCGTACGAGACCCGCGAGCGCGACGGCTTCGTGTGGGGACGTGCGACGCGCGGCGTCGACGCGGGCGAGCCGGCCGACGCGGCCTCGCCTCCGTCGCGCTGCACGCAGCGATTCGCGGGCTCGGCGACGGTGGCGGTGGCGTGCGACGAATACGTCGCCGCGCTGGCCGACGGTCCGCATTTGCTGATGCGCATCGCGGGCGTGCGAATCACGGACTACGTGATCGCGGATCCGGAGCCGCGCGGCGGCCGCGTCGGCATGGAGCGCGGCGTCACGTGGGCGGCGAGCCGGCGCAATCATCGGTTCGGCGCGCATTATCCGTGGACGCTTCGGCTCACGTCGCCGCAGGACGGCGCGCTCGCGTCGGTCGAGCTCGACACGCGCGACGGCGCGCCGATGCTGTGGGCGTCGATCGCCATCGTGCCCGCGGCACGCGGCACGACGAACGTCCTGTGGCGCGGCGGCGTCGCCGCGGATACGGGCGGCGCCGGCGCGGCGTTGTTTCGCCTGTGGGCCCGTCTGCGCCGTTCTCCGTTCGCGATGCTCGAACACGTCGACGGCCGCGCGCTGTCGAAGCTCGACGTGTCGTGCTCGCGCGCCTGGCCTCGCCCACACCCGCAGGCGGCGTGCGCAGGCCCGGTGAGCGTCGATCGATTACCTTGTTCGAGGAGCAGATGA
- a CDS encoding AAA family ATPase: protein MTYLVFFCGHAGTGKTTLAKRLIRPLMKTTGEAFCLLDKDTLYGRYSSAAMGALTHDPNDRDSPLYLQHLRDPEYQGLLDTARENLELGISVIVVGPLSREVRDRRLFDRAWLGIGPDVELRIVWVHTSEETAHARIVARGNPNDAYKLAHWDEYRQRRFIPSGAQCDGLLMFDNTAPSDTAVDVLLDHIAPPPARGASTVPPLPA from the coding sequence GTGACGTATCTGGTGTTTTTCTGCGGCCATGCGGGCACCGGCAAGACGACGCTCGCGAAGCGGCTGATCCGGCCGCTGATGAAGACGACGGGCGAGGCGTTCTGCCTGCTCGACAAGGACACGCTGTACGGCCGCTACAGCTCGGCCGCGATGGGCGCGCTGACGCACGACCCGAACGACCGCGACAGTCCGCTCTATCTTCAGCATCTGCGCGATCCCGAATACCAGGGGCTTCTCGACACCGCGCGCGAGAACCTCGAGCTCGGGATCAGCGTGATCGTCGTCGGGCCGCTGTCGCGCGAGGTGCGCGACCGCCGCCTCTTCGACCGCGCGTGGCTCGGCATCGGGCCCGACGTCGAGCTGCGCATCGTCTGGGTCCACACGTCGGAGGAGACCGCGCATGCGCGCATCGTCGCGCGCGGCAATCCGAACGACGCGTACAAGCTCGCGCACTGGGACGAATACCGGCAGCGCCGCTTCATTCCGTCGGGCGCGCAGTGCGACGGTCTCCTGATGTTCGACAACACCGCGCCGTCGGATACGGCCGTCGACGTGCTGCTCGACCACATCGCGCCGCCGCCCGCGCGCGGCGCGTCGACGGTGCCGCCGCTGCCCGCCTGA